A window of the Hippoglossus stenolepis isolate QCI-W04-F060 chromosome 8, HSTE1.2, whole genome shotgun sequence genome harbors these coding sequences:
- the rbm42 gene encoding RNA-binding protein 42: MALKSGEERLKEMEAEMALFEQEVLGGPVSGSPPVMEAIPVALAVPMVPIVRPIIGTNTYRQVQQTLDARAASFVGPPPPVFVGPVPSVRPPPPPPPMLRPAFVPHILQRPVGPRMHMMRGPPIAPPMPRPPPPPPMMLPPSLQAQTPQGPSQPIQHMAAPPQVGDMVSMVSGPSPRHGPPPVKPTQSIIQAAPTVYSAPPAPVGHKRIDVRAQRQARMEELAARVAEQQAAVRAAGLLDRKESDDSTVIGPNMPEPEPSHSEPAESATEDKKKGKSDKVKKCIRTAAGTSWEDPSLLEWESDDFRIFCGDLGNEVNDDILARAFSRYPSFLKAKVLRDKRTGKTKGYGFVSFKDPNDYVRAMREMNGRYVGSRPIKLRKSMWKDRNIEVVRKKQKDKKKLGLR, encoded by the exons ATGGCGCTCAAGTCAGGAGAGGAGCGTCTGAaggagatggaggcagagatGGCTCT TTTCGAGCAGGAGGTTCTTGGTGGTCCAGTGTCAGGAAGCCCACCAGTTATGGAGGCGATACCTGTTGCTCTGGCCGTCCCAATGGTTCCAATTGTGCGACCCATTATAGGCACCAACACCTACAGACAG GTCCAGCAGACATTAGATGCCAGAGCTGCTAGTTTTGTTggtcctccacctcctgtctTCGTGGGACCAG TCCCTTCAgtacgtcctcctcctcctcctcctcccatgcTGAGACCAGCCTTCGTCCCACATATCTTGCAGAGGCCTG TTGGTCCGAGGATGCATATGATGCGTGGTCCTCCAATAGCGCCTCCGATGCCCcggcctcctccacctcctcccatgATGCTCCCTCCTTCCCTGCAGGCCCAGACACCTCAGGGTCCTTCTCAGCCCATCCAGCACATGGCTGCCCCACCTCAG GTCGGTGATATGGTCTCGATGGTGTCAGGCCCGAGCCCAAGACATGGACCTCCGCCTGTAAAACCAACACAGTCGATTATCCAGGCGGCACCGACTGTatactctgctcctcctgccccAGTTGGACACAAAAGAATTGACGTCAGAGCTCAGAGACAAGCCAGAATg GAGGAGCTGGCAGCCCGGGTTGCAGAGCAGCAGGCTGCAGTGAGGGCAGCAGGTCTACTGGACAGGAAGGAGAGTGACGACAGCACAGTCATTGGACCCAACATGCCGGAGCCGGAGCCCTCCCACTCTGAG cctgCGGAAAGTGCAACAGAGGACAAAAAGAAGGGGAAGTCAGATAAAGTGAAGAAGTGTATCCGTACCGCAGCGGGGACGAGCTGGGAGGACCCCAGTCTGTTGGAGTGGGAATCAG ATGATTTCCGTATATTCTGTGGTGACCTTGGTAACGAGGTCAATGATGACATACTGGCCAGAGCCTTCAGCAGATACCCTTCGTTCCTCAAAGCTAAG GTATTGAGAGACAAACGCACAGGAAAAACCAAAGGCTACGGCTTCGTCAGCTTCAAAGATCCAAACGATTACGTCAGAGCCATGAGGGAGATGAACG GGAGGTATGTTGGTAGTCGGCCCATCAAACTGAGGAAGAGCATGTGGAAGGACCGCAACATTGAAGTGGTTCGCAAGAAACAGAAAGATAAGAAGAAACTGGGCCTGAGATAG